CCCGCACGGAGGCCTCGTCGGCGACGTTCACGACGACGGTGGTGAGGCGGTCGGCGGCGTCGCCGGCCTTGGCGACGGTGTCCTTGAGGCCGTCCTCGCTGATGTCGGCGGCGACGACCCGGCCGCCCTCGGCGAGCACGCGGAGGACGGTGGCCTGGCCGATGCCGGAGCCGCCGCCGGTGATGAGGGCGCGGCGTCCTTCGTAACGGGTCAGCTGGTTCATGGCGGCAACCTCTCGATGTCAAGCTTCCGGGGGAAGCTGCCACCGTACGCCTGGATGGCACGTTTTGCCATACCTGCATGACGTGCACGTTCGGCAGTCACGGGCGTACGCTTCGTAGGGTGAGCACCAAGCCCCCCTCCCTGACGGAGCGCCGCAAGGCCGCGACCCAGCTCGACATCGCCCGCGCCGCCGCCGAGCTCTTCACCGAGCACGGTCCCGACGGCACCACGGCCGAGGACATCGCCCGGCGGGCCGGGGTCGCCCTGCGCACCTTCTACCGGTACTTCCGGTCCAAGCAGGACGCCGTGGCCCCGCTCCTCGCGGTCGGCGCCGAACGCTGGCGCGAGCAGCTCGCGGCCGCCGGGCCGGGCGCCGGTCTCCCCGAGGCGCTGGAGCGCTCGATCGCCGAGTCGCTGGCCGCGGAGGACGAGGAGGCGGCCGAGGGGGTGCGCTGGACGCGCGGGCTCCTGCGGGCGGCC
Above is a genomic segment from Streptomyces sp. NBC_00094 containing:
- a CDS encoding TetR/AcrR family transcriptional regulator, coding for MSTKPPSLTERRKAATQLDIARAAAELFTEHGPDGTTAEDIARRAGVALRTFYRYFRSKQDAVAPLLAVGAERWREQLAAAGPGAGLPEALERSIAESLAAEDEEAAEGVRWTRGLLRAAAEDPALRAVWYRVNQESEERLREVLAGLAGPGADPLELRLAAAAATDAIRIALETWAESDAPVHGEGSPAALAVRCLRELMGGMRLLGDGSAE